A single region of the Elusimicrobium sp. An273 genome encodes:
- a CDS encoding lysophospholipid acyltransferase family protein — MEKARFKKTPFHFMQYAALKTFCALFGLLPYKTAVWLGRKATGAVRFVMKKRFERSVYDIRRAFPQMTPAEARAVALESWRNMGGILAEFIKLTRMTPEEFKKHCRIIGAEKMLNAQGHTGGIIHIGHFTNWEAFGLAGAIYGVDKAVLAQRVDNPYVDEETNRLRNIFTGRTFYSNNEDKPFFACMRWLKKKKMLGILIDQNAGSSEVWIPFMGRIAAFSPITALLAIKMQVPVFPVRVWREKDGTIVSEVMDPVLPPKEYSMENARQFTKTLVGYYEDWLRANPGSWLWAHNRWKREAEGEAYLKNHPEERV; from the coding sequence TTCATTTTATGCAATATGCGGCGCTCAAAACGTTTTGCGCGCTGTTTGGGCTGCTGCCCTATAAAACCGCCGTTTGGCTGGGGCGAAAAGCCACCGGCGCGGTGCGTTTTGTGATGAAAAAGCGCTTTGAACGCTCCGTCTACGATATCCGCCGGGCTTTCCCGCAGATGACCCCCGCCGAGGCCCGGGCCGTAGCCTTGGAGTCCTGGCGCAACATGGGCGGCATTTTGGCGGAATTTATAAAGCTTACCCGCATGACGCCCGAAGAATTTAAAAAGCACTGCCGCATTATCGGAGCGGAAAAAATGCTCAACGCCCAAGGACACACGGGCGGCATTATTCACATCGGGCATTTTACCAACTGGGAAGCGTTCGGCCTGGCGGGCGCCATTTACGGGGTGGACAAAGCCGTACTGGCCCAGCGGGTGGACAACCCGTATGTGGACGAAGAAACAAACCGCCTGCGCAATATCTTCACAGGGCGCACGTTTTACAGCAATAATGAAGACAAACCCTTTTTTGCCTGCATGCGCTGGCTGAAAAAGAAAAAAATGCTGGGCATTTTAATTGACCAAAACGCCGGCTCCAGCGAAGTGTGGATTCCTTTTATGGGGCGCATAGCGGCCTTCTCGCCGATTACGGCCCTGCTGGCGATCAAAATGCAGGTGCCGGTGTTCCCGGTGCGGGTCTGGAGAGAAAAAGACGGCACCATCGTTTCGGAAGTGATGGATCCGGTGCTTCCGCCCAAAGAATACAGTATGGAAAACGCCCGCCAATTTACCAAAACCCTGGTCGGCTATTACGAAGATTGGCTGCGCGCCAATCCGGGCTCGTGGCTGTGGGCCCATAACCGCTGGAAACGGGAAGCCGAAGGCGAGGCCTACCTGAAAAACCACCCGGAGGAACGGGTATGA
- a CDS encoding D-glycero-alpha-D-manno-heptose-1,7-bisphosphate 7-phosphatase produces MKERIKAVFLDRDGTVIHEKPGTYLSDPAKVKLYQSAPAAFKLLKQCGFKFFIVSNQSGIGRGYFTEKEVNAVHARMLKLLRPAVIEEIAFCPHAPEQNCSCRKPKPALGLRLIKKYHIDPAQSYMIGDKKADVEFGHALGFKSVLVTTANGKNHLQKYPDLKPEKVASNLLNAARFIAKDSGAAHEA; encoded by the coding sequence ATGAAGGAGCGGATAAAAGCCGTTTTCCTAGACCGGGACGGCACCGTCATCCACGAAAAACCGGGCACTTATTTAAGCGACCCAGCCAAAGTAAAACTCTACCAAAGCGCGCCGGCCGCTTTTAAACTGCTCAAACAATGCGGATTTAAATTTTTTATTGTTTCCAACCAATCCGGCATCGGCCGCGGCTATTTTACCGAAAAAGAAGTCAACGCCGTACACGCCCGGATGTTAAAACTGCTTCGCCCGGCCGTAATAGAAGAAATTGCCTTCTGCCCGCACGCCCCGGAGCAAAACTGCAGCTGCCGCAAGCCGAAACCGGCTTTAGGGCTGCGCCTGATTAAAAAATATCATATTGACCCCGCCCAATCGTATATGATTGGCGACAAGAAAGCCGATGTGGAATTCGGCCACGCGCTGGGGTTTAAATCCGTCCTGGTTACTACGGCAAACGGCAAAAACCACTTGCAAAAATACCCGGATTTAAAGCCCGAAAAAGTGGCTTCCAACCTGCTTAACGCCGCACGCTTTATCGCCAAAGACAGCGGAGCCGCCCATGAAGCATAA
- a CDS encoding DUF3108 domain-containing protein, giving the protein MKHKVTCLLAALLLAACTAQRQTVAEPDSPAPVFAAAPVSAPAEAAPAEAAAPAEKPAAKPSIPVNPAVKTEPQTQAPAPAAAPAPSSPQQEEPSPTPQALIRQARQAQTLSAPPQDTPAFEDEDLISLEGRRLSPLAYSPLRPDTTQAPWSAEELKYGVYYTFIRAGTAYIKNRGLTTVNGRDAYLLQTTAFSASVIDAFFKVRDVNYSWLDTENFYSLGYLQSVREGSYKRDEWLTFDYPRQLFYGEVQKKEDPRVISGGLSMRVLDMLSSLYFVRAQKLEPGKDIVFDIINREKQYPLVVKVLGKETVKTDAGEFDCIVVEPQFRGEGIFVSKGKSLKVWLTDDAYKMPVKMKAEVFIGSVSAELLEYKRN; this is encoded by the coding sequence ATGAAGCATAAGGTTACCTGCTTGCTGGCGGCCCTGTTGCTGGCGGCCTGCACCGCCCAGCGCCAAACGGTTGCGGAGCCTGATTCGCCCGCTCCCGTTTTCGCGGCGGCACCCGTAAGCGCCCCAGCTGAGGCGGCCCCGGCCGAGGCTGCCGCCCCGGCTGAAAAACCCGCTGCAAAACCGTCTATTCCCGTAAATCCGGCCGTTAAAACCGAGCCCCAAACGCAGGCCCCGGCGCCTGCCGCCGCACCCGCGCCTTCCTCCCCCCAGCAAGAGGAGCCTTCTCCTACGCCGCAAGCCCTGATTCGGCAGGCGCGCCAAGCCCAAACGCTTTCCGCCCCGCCGCAGGATACCCCCGCTTTTGAAGACGAAGACCTGATTTCCCTAGAAGGCCGCCGCTTAAGCCCGCTGGCCTATTCGCCCCTGCGCCCCGACACTACGCAAGCCCCCTGGAGCGCGGAAGAACTTAAATACGGCGTCTATTATACGTTTATCCGCGCCGGAACGGCCTACATCAAAAACCGCGGGCTGACCACCGTCAACGGGCGGGACGCCTACCTGCTGCAAACCACGGCGTTTTCGGCCTCGGTCATAGACGCGTTTTTTAAGGTAAGGGACGTAAATTATTCGTGGCTGGACACCGAAAATTTTTATTCGCTGGGCTACCTGCAAAGCGTGCGCGAAGGCAGCTATAAGCGCGACGAATGGCTGACTTTTGATTACCCCCGCCAATTGTTTTACGGCGAAGTGCAAAAAAAAGAAGATCCCCGCGTCATCTCGGGAGGGCTGTCCATGCGGGTGTTGGATATGCTTTCTTCGCTGTATTTTGTGCGGGCGCAAAAACTGGAGCCGGGCAAAGACATCGTGTTTGACATCATCAACCGCGAAAAGCAATATCCCTTGGTGGTAAAAGTGCTGGGAAAAGAAACCGTCAAAACCGATGCCGGAGAATTTGACTGTATTGTGGTGGAACCTCAGTTTAGAGGCGAGGGCATTTTTGTAAGCAAAGGCAAGAGCCTAAAAGTATGGCTGACGGACGACGCCTACAAAATGCCCGTTAAAATGAAGGCGGAAGTATTCATCGGCAGCGTATCGGCCGAGCTACTGGAATACAAACGCAATTAA
- the rfaE1 gene encoding D-glycero-beta-D-manno-heptose-7-phosphate kinase codes for MHTIPTKRLKEILKDFEGQEIIVVGDIMLDHFIKGTVSRISPEAPVPVVDVKKEFFVAGGAGNVAVNLAALGARPVMISVVGQDLGGEMLKGFLREKNVNIYGVAEDPDRPTTQKIRVMAEQQQIVRFDRESKKTISPSVSSLCMKSFELAVKTAKGVILSDYGKGMLSDHNIQTIIETCRKHKIPVCVDPKIDNFKKYKNITCMTPNTKEAWEGMGEAPKPGEEAIETLGNKILKMLNADSILITRGADGMSLFEKGKTKPVTVRATAREVYDVTGAGDTVISVLTLALSTGATLQESAVLSNYAAGIVVEKSGTATATREEIEGVLP; via the coding sequence ATGCATACGATACCGACCAAACGCTTAAAAGAAATTTTAAAAGATTTTGAAGGACAGGAAATTATCGTCGTAGGCGATATTATGCTGGATCATTTTATCAAAGGCACGGTCAGCCGCATTTCGCCGGAAGCGCCGGTGCCGGTGGTGGACGTAAAGAAAGAATTTTTTGTAGCCGGCGGTGCGGGCAATGTGGCGGTAAACTTGGCCGCATTGGGTGCGCGCCCGGTGATGATTTCCGTCGTGGGGCAGGATTTGGGCGGCGAAATGCTCAAAGGATTTCTGCGGGAGAAAAACGTCAATATCTACGGCGTGGCCGAAGACCCCGACCGCCCGACCACCCAAAAAATCCGCGTGATGGCCGAGCAGCAGCAGATCGTCCGTTTTGACCGCGAAAGCAAAAAAACCATTTCCCCCTCGGTTTCCTCTTTGTGCATGAAAAGCTTTGAACTGGCGGTAAAAACCGCCAAAGGCGTCATTTTGTCCGACTACGGCAAAGGAATGCTAAGCGACCACAACATCCAAACCATCATCGAAACCTGCCGCAAGCACAAAATTCCCGTCTGCGTAGACCCGAAAATTGACAACTTTAAAAAATACAAAAACATTACCTGCATGACCCCCAACACCAAAGAAGCCTGGGAAGGCATGGGCGAAGCCCCCAAACCCGGCGAAGAAGCCATTGAAACGTTGGGCAACAAAATTTTAAAAATGTTAAATGCCGACTCTATTTTAATCACGCGCGGCGCTGACGGCATGAGCCTGTTTGAAAAAGGCAAAACAAAACCCGTTACCGTCCGGGCCACCGCACGCGAAGTGTACGACGTTACCGGCGCGGGCGATACGGTGATCTCCGTACTCACGCTTGCGCTTTCCACGGGCGCCACCCTGCAGGAATCGGCGGTGCTTTCCAACTATGCCGCCGGGATTGTAGTAGAAAAATCCGGCACGGCCACCGCCACCCGCGAAGAAATTGAAGGAGTATTGCCGTGA
- the kdsB gene encoding 3-deoxy-manno-octulosonate cytidylyltransferase, with amino-acid sequence MSDILIAIPARYGSSRLPGKILKDLNGKPVIQHVYEACKRTGLGDVVIATESPLVVEAVAKFGATAVLTSESCQSGTDRIFEAAQNRPEKFIINVQGDEPFISTETVSAVAELLRSDPSCDISTAVFATLDDAKIDNPNCVKAVIAKDGRALYFSRSRVPYKRELTEENKKAPYWQHCGIYGYRREALERFVQLPPSPLEQLERLEQLRALEDGMTIKCVETHPTGPAIDTAADLEAAEKYSKEHQ; translated from the coding sequence GTGAGTGATATTTTAATTGCCATCCCTGCGCGCTACGGTTCGTCGCGCCTGCCGGGAAAAATTTTGAAAGATTTGAACGGAAAACCCGTCATCCAACACGTCTATGAAGCGTGCAAACGCACCGGACTGGGAGACGTGGTAATCGCCACCGAGTCCCCTTTGGTGGTGGAGGCTGTTGCCAAATTCGGCGCCACCGCCGTACTGACCAGCGAATCCTGCCAGAGCGGCACCGACCGCATTTTTGAAGCGGCGCAAAACCGCCCGGAAAAATTTATTATTAACGTCCAGGGCGACGAGCCGTTTATCAGCACGGAAACGGTCAGTGCCGTAGCGGAACTGCTGCGAAGCGATCCGTCGTGCGATATTTCTACGGCCGTCTTTGCTACGTTAGACGACGCCAAAATTGACAATCCCAACTGCGTCAAAGCCGTTATCGCCAAAGACGGGCGCGCCCTCTATTTTTCGCGCTCGCGCGTACCGTACAAACGGGAGCTGACGGAAGAAAACAAAAAAGCCCCCTATTGGCAGCACTGCGGCATTTACGGCTACCGCCGCGAAGCGCTGGAACGGTTTGTACAGCTGCCGCCCAGCCCGCTGGAACAGTTGGAACGGCTGGAGCAGCTGCGCGCGCTGGAGGACGGGATGACCATCAAATGCGTGGAAACCCACCCCACCGGCCCCGCCATTGACACCGCGGCCGACTTGGAAGCCGCCGAAAAGTATTCGAAAGAACATCAATAG
- a CDS encoding CTP synthase, whose amino-acid sequence MSKFIIITGGVVSSLGKGISGASIGKLLQLNGLRVNMIKCDPYINVDPGTMSPYQHGEVFVTADGAEADLDLGHYERFLDVTMTRANTNTAGSIYQTVIDKERRGEYLGATVQVIPHITNEIKKRFTAFENDTDVSIIEIGGTVGDIESLPFLEAARQLRLEKGPQNVICVHVTLIPYIAVAQELKTKPTQHSVNKLREVGIEPSMLICRTEKPLNQHLKEKLSLFCSVPAKAVIECADAKSIYHVPEMFYKQEVDKQIISMLGLKPTQEVDPKWFDFFNKALKPSKTVKIAIAGKYAEFQEAYKSVHEALKHAGMNNDAKVEVVYINTEKDTVEDKLKDVDGILIPGGFGGRGIEGKIATVKYAREKKVPFLGICLGMQCTVIEAARNLCGLHDANSTEFDPTTKDPVVDLTPQQKNVVYKGGTMRLGNYTADLKEGSLARRLYGKDQIVERHRHRYEFNPAYVKLLSEAGLKVSGWHEGVLPEIVEREDHPFFIAGQFHPEFGSRPLRPHPLFDGLIKASLKQKESKKAHHK is encoded by the coding sequence ATGTCTAAATTCATTATCATCACGGGCGGCGTGGTCAGTTCGCTTGGCAAGGGCATTTCCGGCGCCAGCATCGGCAAACTGCTGCAGCTTAACGGCCTGCGCGTCAATATGATTAAGTGCGACCCGTACATCAACGTAGACCCCGGCACCATGAGCCCCTACCAGCACGGCGAAGTGTTTGTGACCGCAGACGGCGCCGAAGCCGATTTGGATTTAGGCCACTATGAACGCTTCTTGGACGTTACCATGACCCGCGCCAATACCAACACCGCCGGCAGCATTTATCAAACCGTCATTGATAAGGAACGCCGCGGCGAATACTTGGGCGCCACGGTGCAGGTCATTCCGCACATTACCAACGAAATCAAAAAACGCTTTACCGCGTTTGAAAACGATACGGACGTGTCTATCATTGAAATCGGCGGTACGGTGGGCGATATTGAATCCCTCCCGTTTTTGGAAGCGGCCCGCCAGCTGCGGCTGGAAAAAGGCCCGCAAAACGTCATTTGCGTGCACGTAACGCTGATTCCGTACATTGCCGTAGCGCAAGAGCTCAAAACCAAGCCCACCCAACACTCCGTCAACAAACTGCGCGAAGTGGGCATTGAACCCAGCATGCTTATTTGCCGCACGGAAAAACCGCTGAACCAGCATTTAAAAGAAAAACTTTCCCTCTTTTGCAGCGTGCCGGCCAAAGCCGTTATTGAATGCGCCGACGCCAAATCCATTTACCACGTGCCGGAAATGTTCTATAAACAGGAAGTGGACAAGCAAATCATTTCCATGCTGGGCTTAAAACCCACCCAGGAAGTGGATCCCAAATGGTTTGATTTCTTTAACAAAGCGCTCAAGCCTTCCAAAACCGTCAAAATTGCCATCGCCGGCAAATATGCCGAATTTCAGGAGGCTTATAAATCCGTGCACGAAGCGCTGAAACATGCCGGAATGAATAACGACGCCAAGGTGGAAGTCGTCTATATAAACACGGAAAAAGACACCGTGGAAGACAAGCTAAAAGACGTGGATGGCATTTTAATCCCCGGCGGATTTGGCGGCCGCGGAATTGAAGGGAAAATTGCCACCGTTAAATACGCGCGCGAGAAAAAAGTGCCTTTTCTGGGCATTTGCCTGGGGATGCAATGTACGGTGATTGAAGCGGCGCGCAACCTCTGCGGGTTGCACGACGCCAATTCCACCGAGTTTGACCCCACCACCAAAGACCCGGTGGTGGATTTAACCCCCCAGCAAAAAAACGTGGTCTACAAAGGCGGCACGATGCGCTTGGGCAACTATACGGCGGACTTGAAAGAAGGCTCGCTGGCGCGGCGGTTATACGGCAAAGACCAAATTGTGGAACGCCACCGCCACCGCTACGAATTCAACCCGGCCTACGTAAAATTACTGTCGGAAGCGGGGCTGAAAGTGTCCGGCTGGCACGAAGGAGTACTGCCCGAAATTGTGGAACGGGAAGATCATCCTTTCTTTATCGCCGGCCAATTCCACCCGGAATTTGGTTCCCGCCCGTTGCGCCCGCATCCGCTGTTTGACGGGCTGATTAAGGCCAGTTTAAAACAAAAAGAAAGCAAAAAAGCTCACCATAAATAA
- a CDS encoding L-aspartate oxidase encodes MKVLHTDCLVIGGGIAGCVYAHQAAKKGLKTMLLCCGDMPEANSDLAQGGIVYEPNLNMDDLLADVKMATAGMCNEKAVKELSAAGCKAVQEVFLTDLSVNFDRDAQHQLRFTREGAHRKNRIIYSKDTTGHAMLAAIQQAVRKNPLVTVREYASAIDLLTLSHSSPDPMDRYYPLTVFGAYVLDNKTGEVFAVTAKKTVLATGGVGQVYRHTTNAAHAYGHGVAMAYRVGARVMNMEFVQFHPTVFAKGKSFLLSEALRGEGAILRNCNGEAFMPKYHPLKDLAPRDIVARAIEEERLKTSHDCVYLDTTANPAEETKERFPAIYKKCLEEGFDMTKVPVPVVPAAHYFCGGVYATPQGRTNIANLNAIGETACTGYHGANRLASTSLLEAVAMGYLCAEADAKDIASGSFHIPDPKPWVVPEEKPDLNLVKQDLATLRSTMWNYVGLIRSRKHLGRAEKILRHLHNEIDAFYKGTALCQELLDLRNGTQTALLITYAALKNRHSVGCHYLSDEKKDA; translated from the coding sequence ATGAAAGTACTTCACACCGATTGTTTAGTAATAGGCGGCGGCATTGCGGGCTGCGTGTACGCCCACCAAGCCGCCAAAAAAGGCCTTAAAACCATGCTCTTGTGCTGCGGAGATATGCCCGAAGCCAACAGCGATTTGGCCCAAGGGGGGATTGTTTACGAGCCCAACTTGAATATGGACGATTTGTTGGCCGATGTAAAAATGGCCACGGCCGGCATGTGCAACGAAAAAGCGGTCAAGGAACTTTCCGCCGCCGGGTGCAAAGCCGTCCAAGAAGTTTTTCTGACGGATTTGTCCGTCAATTTTGACCGGGACGCCCAACATCAACTGCGCTTTACGCGTGAAGGCGCCCACCGCAAAAACCGCATTATTTATTCCAAGGATACCACCGGGCACGCCATGCTGGCGGCCATTCAGCAGGCCGTTCGCAAAAACCCGCTGGTTACCGTGCGGGAATATGCCTCGGCCATTGATTTGCTGACCCTTTCCCACAGTTCGCCCGACCCGATGGACCGCTACTACCCGCTGACGGTATTTGGCGCCTATGTGCTGGATAATAAAACGGGTGAAGTCTTTGCCGTAACGGCTAAGAAAACGGTGCTGGCCACCGGCGGCGTGGGGCAGGTGTACCGCCATACCACCAACGCGGCGCACGCCTACGGCCACGGCGTGGCGATGGCGTACCGGGTGGGGGCGCGCGTGATGAATATGGAATTTGTGCAGTTTCACCCCACGGTGTTTGCCAAAGGGAAAAGCTTTTTGCTTTCCGAAGCCCTGCGCGGAGAAGGCGCCATTTTGCGCAATTGCAATGGTGAAGCCTTTATGCCCAAATATCACCCGCTTAAAGATTTGGCCCCGCGGGATATCGTGGCCCGCGCCATTGAAGAAGAACGGCTGAAAACATCCCACGACTGCGTGTATTTGGATACCACCGCCAACCCGGCAGAAGAAACCAAAGAGCGCTTTCCCGCTATTTACAAAAAATGTTTGGAAGAAGGCTTTGATATGACCAAGGTGCCCGTGCCGGTGGTGCCGGCGGCGCATTATTTCTGCGGCGGCGTGTATGCCACCCCGCAGGGGCGCACCAACATCGCCAATTTAAACGCCATCGGCGAAACGGCGTGCACCGGCTACCACGGAGCCAACCGCTTGGCCAGCACGTCGCTGTTGGAAGCGGTGGCCATGGGGTATTTGTGTGCCGAGGCGGATGCGAAGGATATCGCCTCGGGGTCGTTTCACATTCCCGATCCCAAGCCGTGGGTCGTGCCGGAAGAAAAGCCCGATTTAAACCTGGTAAAACAGGATCTGGCCACCCTGCGCAGTACGATGTGGAACTATGTGGGCTTAATCCGCAGCCGCAAGCATTTGGGCCGCGCGGAAAAAATCCTGCGCCACTTGCATAACGAAATTGATGCGTTCTACAAAGGCACGGCGTTGTGCCAGGAACTCTTGGACTTGCGCAACGGTACCCAGACGGCGCTGTTAATTACTTACGCCGCCTTGAAAAACCGCCATTCGGTGGGCTGCCATTACTTGTCCGACGAAAAGAAAGACGCATAA
- a CDS encoding type IV pilin protein, producing the protein MLKNMLAKGFTLTELMAVVIIIAILSGVALGSYKKAAERSHFTEGLVAGHTVLEAVNRYYYDNPDLSDSERKRPKADYLDIGLSNARSCTINPNKDYCLRTKYFEIVIQTWGVQVNRVQNNAVKDYYFYLYPEYASGRYPDQCISRSATGHDLCVTMGYTNCSGSGSYYSCTK; encoded by the coding sequence ATGCTTAAAAATATGCTTGCCAAAGGTTTTACGCTGACGGAACTCATGGCCGTAGTGATTATTATTGCCATTTTGTCCGGCGTTGCATTGGGCTCTTATAAAAAAGCCGCCGAACGCAGCCATTTTACGGAGGGGCTGGTGGCGGGACATACGGTTCTGGAAGCGGTAAACCGGTATTATTACGACAACCCGGATTTATCCGATTCGGAGCGCAAACGTCCCAAAGCCGATTATTTGGATATTGGGCTGTCTAATGCGCGTTCGTGCACCATAAACCCCAATAAAGACTATTGCCTGCGCACCAAATACTTTGAAATTGTTATTCAAACCTGGGGGGTACAGGTAAACCGCGTACAAAACAATGCGGTAAAAGATTATTATTTCTACCTGTATCCGGAGTATGCTTCGGGCCGCTACCCGGATCAATGCATCTCGCGCAGTGCTACCGGGCATGACTTGTGCGTAACCATGGGATATACAAATTGCTCCGGCTCCGGTTCTTATTATAGCTGTACAAAATAA
- a CDS encoding type II secretion system protein: MKRNHTGFTLIELLAVVMIIAMLTSVALPQYRKSVQRAESMEALVNLRTIFDAAKRYRSANSEAPMKLNGLDVSFFDADTPEASSFNIGNYHYAFSDWGVSACRISGSGSYANTYCLDMYYTYRLGDTKYKDLLICASKSQKYSWLCDSLKTDELPDGTAVIGTELD; this comes from the coding sequence ATGAAAAGAAATCATACGGGTTTTACGCTTATTGAACTGTTGGCAGTGGTGATGATTATTGCCATGTTAACTTCCGTTGCTTTGCCGCAGTACCGCAAATCGGTACAGCGGGCGGAATCGATGGAAGCGTTGGTTAACTTAAGAACGATTTTTGACGCTGCCAAGCGCTACCGCTCCGCCAATTCCGAAGCGCCGATGAAACTGAACGGATTGGATGTTTCCTTTTTTGATGCCGACACGCCGGAAGCCTCCTCTTTTAACATCGGAAACTACCATTACGCTTTTTCCGACTGGGGCGTATCCGCCTGCCGCATCAGCGGAAGCGGTTCCTATGCCAATACTTATTGCTTGGATATGTATTATACGTACCGCTTGGGAGACACCAAATACAAGGATTTGCTTATTTGCGCGAGCAAGAGCCAAAAATACAGCTGGTTGTGCGACTCTTTAAAAACAGATGAACTGCCGGACGGAACAGCCGTCATCGGCACGGAACTGGATTAA
- a CDS encoding DEAD/DEAH box helicase, whose amino-acid sequence MNKPAPNEQMPDFSCLPAYLQQALARLDITVPTPVQAGAVPPALQGRDVLATAQTGTGKTFAFLLPLAVKLAENPQENALILSPTRELAQQTQEELKKLFSEAFSLPTALIIGGDNIHKQYADLRAHPRVIIATPGRLMDHMGRKSVDLTKTHLLVLDETDRMLDMGFIDDMRRIVAALPAPRQTLLFSATLPEQIQTLAREFLTRPVRVQIGSVVSPADLVVQEIVRVDVREKLPQLLHELNTRKGSVLIFTRTKHGAERLAKQLKLYGQKANALHGDLRQNRRRQVLEFFRNGTVRILVATDVAARGIDVPHIAHVINYDLPQCPEDYIHRIGRTGRAGTVGAALSLISDDGEKWKEICKVTRFSIPVKTIQKTIEPLPAPKFVAQEEGAAHGKSRRARVHQTSRPSKATALAKQLLQEGEVDLPQRSAALADSKAPFRQVPNTLPAKREETKAFPLRPQKPKTFRKALAGASVLAEETTQNPFRTVKVGASKKTLRQTARRKTENPAWEKSKTGHKNVKKFSKRKHR is encoded by the coding sequence ATGAACAAGCCTGCGCCGAATGAACAAATGCCCGATTTTTCCTGCCTGCCCGCGTATTTGCAGCAAGCGCTGGCCCGCCTGGATATTACCGTCCCCACGCCCGTACAGGCGGGGGCGGTTCCGCCTGCTTTGCAGGGGCGCGACGTGTTGGCTACGGCGCAGACCGGCACGGGCAAAACGTTTGCTTTCTTGCTGCCGCTTGCCGTAAAACTGGCCGAAAATCCGCAGGAAAATGCACTTATTTTGTCGCCCACACGGGAGCTTGCGCAGCAGACGCAGGAAGAGCTAAAAAAACTGTTTTCGGAGGCTTTTTCGCTTCCAACGGCTCTTATTATCGGCGGGGACAATATCCATAAACAATATGCCGATTTGCGCGCACACCCGCGCGTGATTATCGCCACGCCCGGCCGGTTAATGGACCATATGGGCCGCAAAAGCGTGGATTTAACAAAGACGCATCTGCTGGTGCTGGACGAAACCGACCGCATGCTGGATATGGGATTTATTGACGATATGCGGCGGATTGTGGCCGCTTTGCCCGCGCCGCGCCAGACGCTGTTGTTTTCGGCCACGCTGCCGGAACAAATCCAAACGCTGGCCCGGGAATTTTTAACCCGTCCGGTGCGGGTGCAAATCGGCTCGGTGGTCAGCCCGGCGGATTTGGTGGTACAGGAAATTGTGCGGGTGGACGTGCGGGAAAAACTGCCGCAGCTGCTGCACGAACTGAATACGAGAAAGGGATCTGTCTTGATTTTTACGCGCACCAAACACGGGGCGGAACGGCTGGCCAAACAGCTTAAATTATACGGCCAAAAAGCCAATGCCCTGCACGGGGATTTGCGCCAAAACCGCCGCCGGCAGGTGCTGGAATTTTTCCGAAACGGCACCGTGCGGATTTTGGTGGCTACCGATGTGGCGGCCCGCGGCATTGACGTGCCGCATATCGCACACGTGATTAATTACGATTTGCCCCAATGCCCGGAAGATTACATCCACCGCATCGGGCGCACCGGCCGCGCGGGAACGGTGGGGGCGGCGCTGTCGCTGATTTCAGATGACGGCGAGAAATGGAAAGAGATTTGCAAAGTAACCCGTTTTTCTATTCCCGTCAAAACCATTCAAAAAACCATTGAACCGCTGCCCGCGCCCAAATTTGTGGCGCAGGAAGAAGGCGCCGCCCACGGCAAGAGCCGCCGCGCGCGGGTTCACCAAACGTCCCGCCCGTCCAAAGCCACCGCACTGGCAAAACAACTTTTGCAAGAAGGCGAAGTGGATTTGCCTCAACGCTCGGCCGCTCTTGCCGACAGCAAAGCACCCTTTCGCCAAGTTCCCAACACACTGCCGGCCAAGCGCGAAGAGACTAAAGCCTTTCCTCTTCGCCCGCAAAAGCCAAAAACCTTTCGCAAAGCGTTAGCCGGTGCCTCGGTGTTGGCGGAAGAGACCACACAAAATCCTTTTCGCACGGTTAAAGTAGGCGCCAGCAAAAAGACGCTTCGGCAAACCGCCCGCCGCAAGACAGAAAACCCGGCTTGGGAAAAATCCAAAACCGGGCATAAAAACGTCAAAAAATTTTCTAAACGCAAACACCGTTAA